TACTGGCACGGGCCAATTTACATAACACAAAACCTAGACAGGGATTCAGAACAATGTACAACAGTACTGAAGTTACAGGAGCCAGAATTGAATCTGTAGCCGAAGGGTCTTTAATTCTGTATCCATAATATAGAATTGCAATTAGAAACAAGACTGCTAAAAGGGGCCCTACTAGAtccacattttcaattttaaatttcttgttACAAGGAGGTCCGAGGGAAGCTATAATCCGTCTTCCAATATCGTAAGGTGTAACTCTCATATAACGATTGACAAACGAAACACGGCCATCGACTTTAACAGAATATTCTTTGGAATCTGTAGGCACCAATACAATGGCTGATCCTTTGTATGCCATGATAAACTAATGGAAAATTCTAAGCTAATAAATCTAATTCACAattcgtggaaaaaaaaactgattcatCGCAGTACTTGCGATGGATTATTAATCGCAAGAGAGTTATCTGATTACATTACAATAAATGTTACTTagattgtttctttttcaggtCTTCCTTAGCAGctgcaatttcttttttgagaTTAGATGAGAAACGGGATAATAAACTTGCATATCGCTCACCAAGCTCCTTCCGATTAGATGGTATACCGTAATGGTCAGCTCGATGCATATAATAAACAACTAGCTGAGCGGCTCGTCTTATAGGTTTTGAATCTGCTAATTTGTTGATGAGGTTTTCGTTGTTGGCCAAGTACCGCATAAGAAAACGCAGAACCATAATGAACTGAAGTCTGAATGTCTAATTCTTTATACTTTGGGTATGTCAAATGTACACATGTTACGATACTTGAGTAGTAGTTCTCGCTTCAATCTGAGCTGCCTACGAAGTGTTTCTAGCTTCTGTAATTGCTCCTCTTTGCTATATTCTATTCCAGGCAATCTTTTAATCTAAAATCAATCAGTTTTGGTTTATTAAATTACAGAAAACGAACACTTAGTCATGCTAAACTTGATGATCGTTCAGTATACACACCTGTGATCTTGCCgagtccaattttttttgtaattctagTATTTTGTGACTCGTGTCCTGAGAATCCTTAGCTTTTTGGGTATTGTCATGGGGATCTTTTTCTACGCTATGtggaacaaataaaatttttgttgtatTACATAACGagtttgataagaaaaattagcTGTACATTCAATAAGGTAAATTGTTGTTCCTATGCGAtgctacaaaattttcaacgtcacGATCTCCTGTTCGGAGggcaattgaataaaattagaacATTAATTTGAGAAATTGAGCAATCATTCACCTTGggtgaataatttcaatacgCAACATATAAGAGCTATAAATAATTTGTCGAACGTGGCAGACAATGAAGTGTGCATTCGCAGCTTTGTAGCTATAAAAGAACTTGGAAAAAGAGGACTATTTCTGACGTATCAATTTTAAAGAGTACTGCTAGTGCTAACAGGTAAATCAATTAACGCCACATACCTTCGGATTATTTCGTACACAATCGGTAGAATTTCTATGTCTAGATCGTCGACTGTGAACTGACTTCGAGCAGGCACTTCCTCTGTGATCTCAACAACTTCCATCATATTTTCACCGCAGTTTTTTTCGGCATCTTCCGCTTTTTCGacactaattttttcttctttagttttcagtttaattgaatttatcaCACACGTTCTACGTCACGCGGACTAGTCGTTGAAAGTCTCTTGCATACGACGAAGGTTTGACCTAGGAGTTTGACAAAAGTTCACGATATTGTCAGAAACAGAAACCGATAGAATCAAATTTTGTAGATGAACGGATGAAGCAACGGCAGGGAGCTCGTCTAACTTGTAAAGATAGACATAGACTTTATATAATCTTTCGTGTAGTCTATGGTGTAGTACCGCGAACGCCGGAAACACCTCCAGGACATTTAACCAGATATTTCATTTCCGTCTCTTTCATTCAGGCTATCAAGAGTCGGAGGTATGTTTATCGTAAATGCTGTTTTATATCTTTAATAATCCGAGGAATCCTGCATAACGGAAATTGATTCGTTTTACTGAACGGAATTAGGTTAATTTACTAATTGTTACGAGTGATAGTTGtttcgataaataattgtggtgtttatattttcagtccaAAATGGGGCGCCGACCAGCGAGATGGTAAGTCGTCATGCCTCGCATTTtctaatttagaaaaaaaaaggaaataattgGAAAGAGAAACAATCTCTAAACAACGATTCCATCAATTGACTTGAGCAACGAATCAATCCGAGGCTCTAACAAAACTCACTTTTTTGCTTCAACGCAAGTCTATGCCAAACTTCGAAGTGTATTGTTCCGTGCTGTCGCTTCATTTACTTGCTTATTGTGAAGTTCTCTGTAGATGCTTCGAAATTTTAGCTAATCAGAGTTGCAGTTCCAGGCCATTAGTTAGATGTCAAGTGTTTTATGAAACTGCAAAATCGACATGGATATAACATAACCTCGTTAACACTAGTGTCTAACCTATTTCGCAATATGTGGTGACAATCAGATGTCAAAGTAGAAGTCATTGTTGCAATATGCTTTAGGATAAACGTTACACAATTTTAGTATCTGCACAGTTTTAGTTAATTCTTTGGGGATTCAAGTACTGTGTAAATGTATTCTGCACCAATCAATGATAagaattattgttaaattatAGTTATCGCTACTGCAAGAACAAACCATACCCCAAGTCTCGTTTCTGTCGGGGTGTCCCTGACCCAAAGATTCGTATCTTCGACTTGGGAAAGAAGAAGGCATGTGTCGAAGACTTTCCACTTTGCGTTCACTTAGTTTCTGACGAGTATGAACAGCTTAGCTCTGAAGCTCTGGAGGCAGGTCGTATTTGCTGCAACAAATACATGGTCAAAAATGCTGGCAAAGATCAGTTCCACATTAGGATGCGACTCCATCCTTTCCACGTCATTCGCATCAACAAAATGTTGTCATGCGCTGGAGCTGATAGGTAAATCACATTAACAATAGTAactcatttattcaataacggaatattatttacttgattgaaaaattaatcttaCGAATCTATTCAACTATCTAGGCTCCAAACTGGGATGAGAGGAGCCTTCGGTAAGCCTCAAGGTACCGTTGCTCGTGTCCGAATTGGGCAGCCGATCATGAGTGTACGCTCATCGGACCGTCACAAGGCGGTAGTTATTGAAGCTCTACGTCGTGCCAAGTTCAAGTTCCCTGGTCGTCAAAAGATCTATGTTTCGAAGAAGTGGGGATTTACCAAGTACGAACGTGCCGAATATGAGGATTTGAAGGTAGCTGGCCGTCTTGCCCAAGATGGTTGCAATGTCAAATATCTTCCTGAGCACGGACCCCTGGACGCGTGGAAGAAATTCAGGGAAAGCCTGGCCAATGCTTAATCTGAGCCAGACACTTTTGTAAATGTGGtctcaataaattttattccgaCTAATTAAAAATGTGAGTTTCTCGCTACTGTACCTCATTATGTTGCAAAGAGATGCATGCAATAACTTCATCATCAATCCCCGATTTTTTTCTGCCTATTTATTATTCCCATAGTGGAAATTAAGAGTTCGCTTTTATATTACATCCTTTCTTACACATATCAGTGTTCCATAGATGTTCTAGTAGATGATTGTCTGTTtaaaattcataataaaaCAGGTATAACGTAAATGAAAAcaacattttgttttattggATTATAGCTCAAAGGTTGAGAATTCGATGAGGATCGAATGAATAGGGTTTCAAATAAGAACACAGTTATTTCCCGGGTTATGTAGTGAACTATAACTTGCTCGGGCGTAAAAAACCTCACGGAGTAGAGGGAAAAGCCCGAGCAAGCCAGATagttaaaacaagtttattgAACAGAAGGTGCATCAGACATGAGTATATCGAAGTGAGGACCACCTGAGGTCAATCTTACTTTCTACATCTATTATCGCTACCTAAGAGAGCTCTCTTATTATAGTTTAATTAACGCGGGAGGGTCGGACTTaatagaaagagaaacaaCACTTCGAGGGAACGAGACCTTGATCGATCTATATAGTATTATGGAAAGTACACCCCACCTAAGCCTGCAACCCGGCCTCCGACGCCTCGGGGCCTCATGTTGCAGGATGTGGACACAAGGTCGCATTAGAGGTGTACCCCAAAGGTGATCCTGAGATCACCTCCCGCGAGCACATCATGTGACTCGTCCAGCTGATGCCACCTGGCTTGCTTGAAGAGCTAGTCGAACAATTGGCTAGTAGCTCTAAGAGTCGAGCCCCTTGTGCTGATGCACCTCGATACATGGAATACCATAATTGAAAGTGGACGCAATATAGAGACCTGGATCGAGTGTACTGCAAGTTATGAAACACGCGCCAAGACGCGCTCGTCCGCACTCGCTGAGTGCCGAAACTTATCTGCCCAAAACCGCGTGCTCGCGGCTCTCGGGCGTAAGCGGCACCGGCTTCTGCCTGGTTTTAAGTGCTGAAACTATATTCGAACTATACTCTGCATCTTTAACCGTACAGATCGCCAAAGGCGCGAACAAGGCGTGGTGTTGTAATtttaagaatttatttattttacaaacgaTTAGAACGCCATATCCTACGTAACTCATTACAAATTAGTaaaatcatagaaaataaaacttcgAGTGAGATTACGCGTCCATAACGTGGTCCATTTAAATTATGTACAGGAGTATAGTAATTACTTAACAAACGATATCTAAAAATTGGAGTAAATATAACTCACTAAAATACTTTGTTAGTAAAATTATTAGAAAGTACCTAATTAcctaattaaaatttgaaaaatacaatattagGGGAATGTATGGGTCTATTTTATAGTACAATTGTTCAAGCTGCCCTAAGCTGCTATTCAActttgaaaatgaacaaaa
This is a stretch of genomic DNA from Diprion similis isolate iyDipSimi1 chromosome 9, iyDipSimi1.1, whole genome shotgun sequence. It encodes these proteins:
- the LOC124410621 gene encoding protein NCBP2AS2 homolog is translated as MVLRFLMRYLANNENLINKLADSKPIRRAAQLVVYYMHRADHYGIPSNRKELGERYASLLSRFSSNLKKEIAAAKEDLKKKQSK
- the LOC124410620 gene encoding mediator of RNA polymerase II transcription subunit 9; translation: MMEVVEITEEVPARSQFTVDDLDIEILPIVYEIIRSVEKDPHDNTQKAKDSQDTSHKILELQKKLDSARSQIKRLPGIEYSKEEQLQKLETLRRQLRLKRELLLKYRNMCTFDIPKV
- the LOC124410617 gene encoding protein YIPF3-like; this encodes MAYKGSAIVLVPTDSKEYSVKVDGRVSFVNRYMRVTPYDIGRRIIASLGPPCNKKFKIENVDLVGPLLAVLFLIAILYYGYRIKDPSATDSILAPVTSVLLYIVLNPCLGFVLCKLARASIAFWDLAGSLGYALYSHLITLILSVLIYQEESNAFFFLCLFLFGGLSALRVCIILITSIPKPAFRLLVCSTLFVSHLLFLIFLHFAYMHPTFIYGKGSDKRISTKIHTNL
- the LOC124410618 gene encoding 60S ribosomal protein L10, with translation MGRRPARCYRYCKNKPYPKSRFCRGVPDPKIRIFDLGKKKACVEDFPLCVHLVSDEYEQLSSEALEAGRICCNKYMVKNAGKDQFHIRMRLHPFHVIRINKMLSCAGADRLQTGMRGAFGKPQGTVARVRIGQPIMSVRSSDRHKAVVIEALRRAKFKFPGRQKIYVSKKWGFTKYERAEYEDLKVAGRLAQDGCNVKYLPEHGPLDAWKKFRESLANA